In Mastigocladopsis repens PCC 10914, a single window of DNA contains:
- a CDS encoding PstS family phosphate ABC transporter substrate-binding protein, with translation MNPDKLKNQKHIKCNHCGYQTNPTTAKRCQKCGKSLNVSLIQNSNEVTKPKPKSLDDLLLTPWTIRLLSVLVFLFVSWLIYCAFVTVSSLNKSNEIGVANSSDRSQNISPEVKLYNSIKEVPNVPEGTFNYGVSATFAALTAHGLNEAISAVHPNFRLRYTEPKDNQVGSKKAIVLLLDGQLSFTQQGSSLKDEFYRKAEQRGFKLKQIPVALDALVFCSHPDISIPGLSVEQLQDIYKGKLTNWKQVGGPDLPIVPFARDPKASNLLNQLLEKEVGQISSRVQFTHNYTEAIRQVSSTPGGIFFGGSGPIVGQGTVRPLAVAKANSKEYVPPFIEDNKRLNTAAIRDASYPLSRRLFVIVREDGTIDEAAGEAYANMLLSKEGQQIVEKAGLVPLR, from the coding sequence ATGAATCCTGACAAATTGAAGAATCAAAAGCATATAAAATGTAACCATTGCGGCTACCAGACAAATCCTACTACGGCTAAACGCTGTCAAAAGTGCGGTAAATCCCTGAATGTTTCTCTGATACAAAACAGCAACGAGGTGACCAAACCTAAGCCTAAATCTTTGGACGATTTGCTGTTGACACCTTGGACAATTCGGCTTCTTTCTGTTCTGGTGTTTCTGTTTGTGAGTTGGTTAATCTACTGTGCGTTCGTAACTGTCAGCAGTCTGAACAAGTCCAATGAGATTGGAGTTGCCAATTCTAGTGACAGGAGTCAGAATATCTCTCCTGAGGTCAAACTCTACAATTCTATAAAAGAGGTACCGAACGTGCCGGAAGGTACATTTAACTACGGTGTTAGTGCCACCTTTGCAGCGCTAACGGCTCACGGGTTAAACGAAGCCATCTCGGCAGTTCATCCTAATTTTCGCCTCCGCTACACCGAACCAAAAGACAATCAAGTAGGTAGCAAAAAGGCAATAGTTCTGCTACTTGATGGTCAACTGAGCTTTACTCAGCAAGGATCATCTCTCAAAGATGAATTTTATCGCAAGGCTGAACAACGGGGCTTTAAGCTAAAGCAAATCCCAGTGGCTTTGGATGCGCTTGTCTTCTGTAGCCATCCAGATATCTCCATTCCTGGACTTTCAGTTGAGCAACTCCAAGACATATATAAGGGAAAACTCACTAACTGGAAGCAGGTGGGAGGACCGGATCTGCCAATCGTACCTTTCGCCAGAGACCCTAAAGCTAGCAATTTATTGAATCAGCTTCTGGAGAAAGAAGTTGGGCAAATTAGTTCCAGGGTACAGTTCACGCACAATTACACTGAGGCTATTCGTCAGGTTTCCTCGACACCAGGGGGGATTTTCTTTGGAGGAAGTGGACCAATTGTGGGTCAAGGAACAGTCCGCCCCCTTGCTGTTGCTAAAGCTAACTCCAAAGAATATGTGCCGCCCTTCATAGAAGATAACAAGCGGCTTAATACTGCCGCAATCAGGGATGCCTCTTACCCCCTCTCCCGGCGTCTGTTTGTTATCGTTCGCGAGGACGGCACAATCGACGAAGCTGCTGGGGAAGCCTATGCCAATATGTTACTGTCTAAAGAAGGTCAGCAGATTGTCGAAAAGGCAGGACTCGTTCCCTTGCGTTGA
- a CDS encoding lipid kinase, producing the protein MTHRALLLVNRQARQGQKRLPEAIRCLKQLGLNLIEEYTEQPQHLDEIIKRYEHEVDLVIVGGGDGTLNAAVDALVETQLTLGILPLGTANDLARTLGIPNSLPEACKIIANGEVRRIDLGWVNGKHFFNVASCGLSAKITQRLTKETKRRWGILAYAITALQVIWESRPFSAEISMNGKSISVKTVQIAVGNGRYYGGGMAVVHDATIDDQRLDLYSLEIKHWWQIILVLPAMRQGRHIHWRGVRALSGQEIEIFTRKPRPINTDGEITTYTPAHFRVIPNALSVLVPSNE; encoded by the coding sequence ATGACACACCGCGCACTGCTGTTAGTTAATCGTCAAGCCCGTCAAGGACAAAAGCGCTTACCCGAAGCGATTCGCTGTCTTAAGCAACTAGGCTTGAATTTGATTGAAGAGTACACTGAACAACCACAGCACTTAGATGAAATCATCAAACGCTACGAGCACGAAGTTGACTTAGTCATTGTTGGCGGTGGCGATGGTACCCTGAATGCTGCGGTGGATGCTTTGGTAGAAACGCAGTTAACCTTAGGAATTCTCCCTCTGGGAACCGCCAACGACTTAGCTAGGACTCTAGGAATTCCCAACTCTTTACCCGAGGCTTGCAAAATTATTGCCAATGGTGAGGTACGACGTATTGATTTGGGTTGGGTGAACGGTAAGCACTTTTTCAACGTAGCAAGCTGTGGGCTGAGTGCGAAAATTACGCAGCGACTCACGAAAGAAACCAAGCGTCGTTGGGGAATATTGGCTTACGCTATCACTGCATTGCAAGTGATTTGGGAATCTCGACCTTTTAGCGCCGAAATTTCTATGAACGGCAAATCCATTTCGGTGAAAACGGTGCAAATTGCCGTAGGTAATGGTCGGTACTACGGCGGTGGTATGGCTGTGGTACATGATGCCACAATTGATGACCAAAGGTTAGATCTATACAGCTTGGAAATTAAACATTGGTGGCAAATTATACTCGTATTACCTGCCATGCGACAAGGACGACACATTCATTGGCGAGGTGTCCGCGCCCTCAGTGGTCAAGAAATTGAGATTTTTACACGCAAACCACGCCCCATCAATACAGATGGTGAAATTACGACCTACACCCCTGCTCACTTCCGCGTTATCCCCAATGCTTTAAGTGTGTTGGTACCATCAAATGAATGA
- a CDS encoding exopolysaccharide biosynthesis protein — MHLKFSQDIKFLLQRLAQQPLSLGNILAETSERGFSLVITLLVLPFLFPVPPGLTGPFGGACLILSVQMAMGRRSPWLPKKIATYKFPRSFTEIILKNLQRVTRILEKITRPRWAKIAENPLTWRINGLCISWLAILLISPIPLTNPIPPVGILLLAVATIESDGLLMCVAYVFTVLTTLLFGFIFYALWMSPSLLPKVFQ, encoded by the coding sequence ATGCATCTAAAATTTTCCCAAGATATTAAGTTCCTGCTACAAAGGTTAGCCCAACAGCCATTGAGTCTGGGCAATATTTTGGCAGAAACCTCAGAACGGGGTTTTAGCTTGGTGATTACATTATTGGTTTTGCCATTTTTGTTTCCTGTACCACCTGGATTAACTGGACCATTTGGTGGTGCTTGCTTGATCTTGTCAGTTCAGATGGCTATGGGAAGGCGATCGCCTTGGCTCCCTAAAAAAATTGCTACATACAAATTTCCCCGTTCTTTTACCGAAATAATTTTAAAAAACCTACAACGAGTAACCAGAATTTTAGAAAAAATCACTCGTCCCCGATGGGCAAAAATAGCAGAAAATCCTTTGACTTGGCGAATCAATGGTCTTTGTATCTCTTGGTTGGCAATTTTGCTCATTTCACCAATTCCTCTTACCAATCCCATTCCTCCAGTGGGAATATTACTTTTGGCAGTAGCCACTATAGAATCTGATGGTTTGTTGATGTGCGTTGCTTACGTTTTCACGGTTTTGACGACTTTACTATTTGGATTCATCTTTTATGCTTTGTGGATGTCTCCCAGTTTATTGCCAAAAGTTTTCCAATAA
- a CDS encoding glycerol-3-phosphate acyltransferase produces MLELWGIVIVFVVCPLLGALPVIAWITQAMTGRQLAQIGTGNIGVSSAFYHGGTLVGILAVFSEALKGIAAVLLTRTLFGEESAWELIALITLVVGRYSAGRGAGTTNVVWGFTVHDPLAAVFVFLLAGASFTILRSRQLAKFGVLVLFPLIVALLHAEEPARIMAAVALAALLGWIYKQIPDDLNLSIEEAQPESQAAFKFFRGAQDTLTLDDELDAAFVGQKAARLAEIKRWGYSVPKGWIIAPYEDPEALIEMLQPSELLPFVVRSSAIGEDTELASAAGQYETVLNVTSKQSLREAIARCRASYDSPTAVQYRRDRGVLEAAMAVLVQQQVQGVYSGVAFTRDPITKQGDAVVIEALPGNATGVVSGRVTPEEYRAYVVETDNFTSIQLEGQGNVPAALIKQVAYLSRHLEERYHGIPQDIEWTYDGQTLWVLQTRPITTLLPIWTRKIAAEVIPGLIRPLTWSINRPLTCGVWGGIFALVLGERAVGLDFNQTATLHYSRAYFNASLLGEIFRRMGLPPESLEFLTRGAKMSKPPLDTTLRNFPGLLRLLVREFCLLMDFNWDNRRRFVPALSELGQEFVEDLDPVRLLARVDFILELLRRATYYSILAPLSAALRQAIFRVKDGEIDNSRTPEVSSLREIQDLAINARQVLPEFNPDKAFEQLAQTPEGQEILDKFDKLLQRYGYLSEVGTDIAVPTWKEEPQAIKQLFVQFMQTNEPPRNQECQAKKKRGFVQRRVNLKGRVTEIYSRLLAELRWCFVALEVVWLKSGLLEQPGDIFFLEFEEVRRLVESFEPDFVEQLQDLVQLRRTQLAQNGQLNPVPLLVYGNNPPALPLRTAIASPDHVLQGIPASPGQAEGRVKVLRNLQAVPDIDKDTILVVPYTDSGWAPLLVRAGGLIAEAGGRLSHGAIIAREYGIPAIMDVKSATWMLQDGQRVRIDGYRGIVEISNDLRPDLRPE; encoded by the coding sequence ATGCTTGAACTCTGGGGTATTGTCATTGTTTTCGTTGTCTGCCCTTTGTTGGGTGCGCTACCAGTGATCGCTTGGATCACCCAAGCAATGACAGGACGGCAGCTAGCACAAATTGGTACAGGCAACATCGGTGTTTCATCTGCTTTTTACCACGGCGGTACGCTGGTAGGAATTCTGGCAGTTTTCTCAGAAGCCCTGAAGGGGATTGCCGCAGTCTTGCTCACCCGTACTTTATTTGGAGAGGAATCAGCTTGGGAATTGATTGCTCTAATTACCTTAGTAGTAGGACGATACTCAGCGGGCAGAGGAGCCGGCACGACTAACGTTGTCTGGGGATTTACCGTACACGATCCACTAGCGGCAGTCTTTGTATTCTTGCTAGCAGGAGCTAGTTTTACGATTCTGCGCTCTAGGCAACTGGCAAAATTTGGAGTTTTAGTTTTATTTCCGCTGATTGTAGCGCTCCTGCATGCTGAGGAGCCAGCCAGAATTATGGCTGCTGTTGCTCTTGCTGCGTTACTTGGCTGGATTTACAAACAAATTCCTGACGACCTGAATCTTTCTATTGAAGAAGCACAACCAGAGTCACAAGCAGCGTTTAAATTTTTTCGTGGCGCTCAAGACACTCTCACTCTAGATGACGAGTTGGACGCTGCTTTTGTAGGGCAAAAGGCAGCTCGATTAGCCGAAATTAAGCGATGGGGCTATTCGGTGCCAAAGGGGTGGATTATTGCTCCGTACGAAGACCCCGAAGCGTTGATAGAAATGCTTCAGCCGTCAGAGTTATTGCCGTTTGTGGTGCGTTCCTCGGCAATTGGAGAAGACACTGAACTTGCTTCCGCTGCAGGACAGTATGAAACGGTTTTGAATGTGACAAGCAAACAGTCTTTGCGAGAAGCGATCGCCCGATGTCGAGCTTCCTATGATAGTCCAACTGCAGTGCAGTACCGACGTGATCGTGGGGTACTAGAAGCAGCAATGGCAGTACTGGTTCAACAACAAGTCCAAGGTGTTTATTCTGGTGTTGCTTTTACTCGCGATCCCATCACCAAACAAGGTGATGCTGTAGTCATAGAAGCTTTACCAGGAAACGCCACTGGTGTTGTTTCCGGAAGAGTGACACCTGAAGAATATCGCGCCTATGTCGTTGAGACAGATAATTTCACTTCTATACAATTGGAGGGACAAGGGAACGTACCAGCAGCATTAATCAAGCAAGTGGCATACCTATCTCGCCATCTCGAAGAACGTTACCACGGCATTCCTCAAGACATCGAGTGGACATACGACGGTCAAACTCTTTGGGTATTGCAAACTCGACCCATAACCACCTTACTGCCCATATGGACGCGCAAAATTGCCGCAGAGGTGATCCCCGGACTCATTCGCCCGTTAACTTGGTCGATTAATCGTCCCTTAACTTGTGGCGTTTGGGGAGGAATTTTTGCTTTAGTGCTGGGTGAACGCGCTGTTGGGCTAGATTTTAACCAAACGGCGACACTGCACTATTCCAGAGCCTACTTTAATGCTTCCCTGTTGGGGGAAATTTTCCGCCGCATGGGTTTACCACCTGAAAGTTTGGAGTTTTTAACTAGGGGAGCAAAAATGAGTAAGCCTCCCTTAGATACGACGTTGCGGAATTTCCCTGGACTGCTACGTTTGCTGGTACGGGAATTTTGTTTATTAATGGATTTTAACTGGGATAATCGCAGGCGGTTTGTTCCGGCTTTGTCTGAGTTAGGTCAAGAATTCGTAGAAGACCTTGACCCAGTAAGGCTGTTGGCAAGAGTTGACTTTATTCTGGAGTTGCTTCGCCGTGCGACATACTACAGCATATTAGCTCCGTTGAGTGCGGCGTTGCGGCAAGCAATTTTTCGGGTAAAGGATGGGGAGATTGATAACAGTCGGACGCCAGAGGTGTCGTCGTTGCGAGAGATTCAAGATTTAGCCATCAATGCGAGGCAGGTCTTACCTGAGTTTAACCCAGATAAGGCGTTTGAGCAGTTAGCACAAACTCCTGAAGGACAAGAGATTCTGGACAAGTTCGACAAATTGCTTCAGCGTTACGGTTATTTGAGCGAAGTAGGAACTGATATTGCTGTTCCCACCTGGAAAGAAGAACCACAGGCGATTAAGCAGTTGTTTGTGCAGTTCATGCAGACAAACGAGCCGCCAAGAAACCAAGAGTGCCAAGCTAAGAAGAAGAGAGGTTTTGTCCAAAGGCGTGTGAATCTTAAAGGGCGAGTTACCGAGATTTATTCTCGACTCTTAGCTGAGTTACGCTGGTGTTTTGTGGCGTTGGAAGTGGTTTGGTTAAAGTCTGGCTTGCTCGAACAGCCAGGAGATATATTTTTCTTGGAGTTTGAGGAAGTGCGGCGTCTTGTTGAAAGTTTTGAGCCAGATTTTGTCGAACAGTTGCAAGATTTAGTGCAACTGAGGCGCACACAACTTGCGCAAAATGGTCAACTTAATCCAGTACCTCTTTTAGTTTACGGGAATAATCCCCCGGCATTGCCTTTGCGAACTGCGATCGCCTCACCTGACCATGTGTTGCAAGGCATTCCCGCCAGCCCTGGACAAGCGGAAGGACGGGTGAAGGTGTTGCGAAATTTACAAGCAGTTCCAGATATTGACAAAGACACAATTCTGGTGGTACCTTACACAGATTCTGGTTGGGCACCTCTACTTGTTCGTGCTGGAGGACTGATTGCTGAGGCAGGTGGACGACTTTCTCACGGGGCAATCATAGCTCGTGAGTATGGTATTCCTGCCATCATGGATGTTAAAAGCGCTACATGGATGTTGCAAGATGGTCAGAGGGTGCGGATTGATGGGTATAGGGGTATTGTGGAAATATCTAACGACTTAAGACCTGACTTGAGACCAGAATGA
- a CDS encoding SGNH/GDSL hydrolase family protein — MSVLVVIGLFVVIEVGLRSLFGFGNPLTYIPDQQIGYLLAPNQQTRRFGHRIEINEYSMRGEPIQKTPSPSTLRVLLLGDSIANGGWWTDQDNTISSLMRRSLASAVVSHFQQVEVLNASANSWGPRNELAYLQKFGNFNAQAVVLLINTDDLFATAPTSSPVGRDRNYPDKKPPLALVEVFQRYVLKPTPIPEIEAVHHEGGDRVGFNLEAIVNIQMLARQANCQFLLVMTPLLREIGEPEPRDYEIKARQRLTEFCQVQAITYLDFLPIFNSQQNPKALYQDHIHLNLQGNQLVSQVISRSLVTALGFAQPLIQSN; from the coding sequence ATGAGTGTGTTGGTAGTGATCGGATTGTTTGTAGTGATAGAAGTGGGATTGCGATCGCTGTTCGGGTTTGGCAATCCTTTAACATATATTCCAGACCAGCAGATTGGTTATTTGTTAGCCCCTAACCAACAGACTCGTCGCTTTGGTCATCGGATTGAGATTAATGAGTATTCGATGCGAGGTGAACCGATACAAAAGACTCCTTCACCCTCTACACTGCGGGTGCTACTTCTGGGAGATTCTATTGCAAATGGCGGCTGGTGGACAGACCAAGATAATACGATTTCTAGCTTGATGAGGCGCTCCTTAGCCTCAGCAGTTGTTAGTCATTTCCAACAAGTAGAAGTGCTGAATGCTTCAGCCAACTCTTGGGGACCTAGAAATGAATTAGCCTACTTACAGAAGTTTGGCAATTTCAACGCCCAAGCAGTCGTGCTACTCATTAATACCGATGATTTGTTTGCTACGGCTCCCACCTCTTCACCCGTAGGACGCGATCGCAACTATCCAGACAAGAAACCGCCTTTAGCATTGGTGGAAGTATTCCAACGTTACGTGTTAAAGCCGACACCAATACCAGAAATAGAAGCAGTGCATCATGAAGGGGGCGATAGAGTTGGTTTTAATTTAGAAGCAATCGTTAACATCCAAATGCTTGCGCGTCAAGCCAATTGTCAATTCCTTCTCGTCATGACTCCCTTACTACGAGAAATTGGTGAGCCTGAACCCCGCGATTACGAAATCAAAGCACGTCAACGGCTGACTGAATTTTGTCAAGTGCAGGCAATAACTTATCTAGATTTTCTACCAATATTTAACTCACAGCAAAACCCCAAAGCCTTGTATCAAGACCATATTCACCTCAATTTACAGGGGAATCAGTTGGTGAGTCAGGTGATTTCGCGATCGCTCGTTACAGCGCTTGGCTTTGCCCAACCCTTGATCCAAAGCAACTAG
- a CDS encoding pentapeptide repeat-containing protein, translating to MAEASPQELQNRNQRVDKGKTDNLSAEDFAGADLRGANLSGINLFNANFSDANLNDANLDSTNLSNAKLGGANLIGANLNGTNFSGAYLSRANLSGATLSKADLSLANLSGATLSGANLSSANLSGAYLSLANLSKANLKGADLSGANLGKADLKGADLSGANLSLANLDGANLKGANLNGAHLGGIKLSGANLSGANLSDANLKLSNLNGANLSNADLRSANLSNAYLSFANLYGAKINDSTKLDHKNLG from the coding sequence ATGGCTGAAGCATCTCCCCAAGAACTTCAAAATCGGAACCAGCGTGTTGACAAAGGAAAAACTGATAACTTGTCTGCTGAAGACTTTGCAGGAGCAGACCTCAGGGGGGCAAACCTCAGCGGTATTAACCTATTTAATGCTAACTTTAGTGATGCCAATCTCAACGATGCCAACCTTGACAGTACCAATCTCAGTAATGCCAAACTTGGAGGTGCTAACCTCATTGGTGCTAACCTAAACGGTACCAACTTCAGCGGTGCATATCTAAGTCGTGCTAACCTTAGCGGGGCAACCCTCAGCAAAGCTGACCTCAGCCTTGCTAACCTTAGTGGGGCAACCCTCAGCGGTGCTAACCTCAGCAGTGCTAACCTGAGTGGGGCATATTTGAGCCTTGCCAACCTTAGCAAAGCCAACCTCAAAGGTGCTGACCTCAGCGGTGCTAACCTTGGTAAAGCCGACCTCAAAGGTGCTGACCTCAGCGGTGCTAACCTCAGCCTTGCCAATCTCGACGGTGCTAACCTCAAAGGTGCGAATCTCAATGGTGCCCATCTTGGCGGTATTAAGCTCAGTGGGGCAAACCTCAGCGGTGCTAACCTCAGCGATGCTAACCTTAAACTTTCCAACCTCAACGGTGCTAACCTGAGTAATGCTGATCTCCGCAGTGCCAACCTCAGCAATGCCTATCTGAGTTTTGCTAACCTCTACGGTGCTAAAATTAACGATTCAACAAAACTTGATCATAAGAATTTAGGGTAA
- a CDS encoding FAD-dependent oxidoreductase translates to MSEVRVLSIVRTYDIICFGDEVPGVLALVCAAREYFRQTNQYPRTLLLFKGSSKLGIGGHLVRGRLSYLDRSTVPLAIRQSRNLDTFGDSPAIYKEFLQRAGVAQIALDPVKADTALREMLREVRADILGDIEIKSVIKESQKITGIELTKDETYLGKQFIDCTVNAELAQAAGVKKLKGFETFGLPDSELAVTLVFETHGLSIDRLKNVEYQYLKRFTKTADTEAQKWLNFAAGGDPARADQLRKNLVDSNGNLKTMFVGKDYIDVRSKALSIAYHAFRGTPLSFESSRAILDNGNIAILSQGRLSWNALLFAVNADQAEALARAKAKPTLEMLHEIVFVRKWFESIGAREVKPAHELYIRHAGNIVGAVDPLSGSKMLTGGVPASEALGSFGYHFDIRGGIKGLDTRAAEKGFNNLAFLNPPLFNIGIQHAIIKDVPNLAVISPASGFVGYASSAGRIVEFNCGVGQGVGIAAGIALAQGRNLADISNTPVRTILAQTKRLPQIYGTSNVALASQLGDFENQMIA, encoded by the coding sequence ATGTCTGAAGTCAGGGTTCTTTCCATAGTTCGCACCTACGACATTATTTGCTTCGGAGACGAAGTTCCCGGTGTTCTCGCTCTAGTTTGTGCAGCGCGGGAATACTTCCGCCAGACGAATCAATACCCACGGACTTTGCTACTGTTTAAAGGAAGTTCTAAATTAGGCATCGGGGGTCATTTAGTGCGCGGTAGGTTGTCTTATCTTGACCGCTCTACAGTTCCTCTTGCCATTCGTCAATCTCGTAATTTGGACACTTTTGGTGACTCACCGGCTATTTACAAGGAATTTCTGCAACGAGCTGGAGTAGCGCAAATTGCTCTTGACCCAGTTAAGGCTGATACTGCTTTACGAGAGATGTTACGCGAGGTGCGTGCAGATATTCTTGGCGATATTGAAATTAAGTCCGTTATCAAGGAAAGCCAGAAAATCACTGGTATTGAACTGACTAAAGATGAAACCTATCTCGGCAAACAGTTTATTGACTGCACGGTGAATGCAGAATTGGCGCAAGCGGCTGGAGTAAAAAAACTTAAGGGGTTTGAGACGTTTGGTTTACCTGACTCGGAACTGGCAGTGACCCTAGTCTTTGAAACTCATGGGCTGAGTATTGATAGACTTAAAAATGTAGAGTATCAATATCTCAAACGCTTCACCAAAACAGCAGATACCGAAGCTCAGAAATGGTTAAATTTTGCCGCAGGAGGAGATCCAGCAAGAGCAGATCAGCTCAGGAAAAACCTAGTTGATTCTAATGGCAATTTGAAAACAATGTTTGTAGGCAAAGACTACATCGACGTTCGCAGCAAAGCTCTTTCTATCGCCTACCACGCTTTCCGAGGGACTCCCTTATCCTTTGAGTCTAGTCGTGCCATCCTTGACAACGGTAATATAGCGATTTTGTCTCAGGGGAGGTTGTCTTGGAATGCATTGTTGTTTGCAGTCAATGCTGACCAAGCGGAAGCTCTAGCACGCGCCAAAGCCAAGCCAACACTAGAAATGTTGCATGAGATAGTGTTTGTGAGAAAATGGTTTGAAAGCATTGGCGCGAGGGAGGTGAAGCCCGCACACGAACTGTATATACGCCATGCAGGCAATATTGTAGGAGCTGTTGACCCCCTCAGTGGTTCTAAGATGCTAACGGGCGGCGTACCAGCAAGTGAAGCTTTGGGAAGCTTTGGATACCATTTCGATATCCGTGGTGGAATCAAAGGTTTAGATACAAGAGCTGCTGAGAAAGGTTTTAACAATCTTGCATTTCTCAACCCACCACTGTTCAACATTGGCATCCAGCACGCCATTATCAAAGATGTACCTAACTTGGCAGTTATCAGTCCAGCTTCTGGATTTGTTGGCTATGCCTCTTCTGCCGGGAGAATTGTAGAATTCAACTGTGGTGTTGGACAGGGAGTAGGAATTGCAGCGGGAATTGCACTTGCTCAAGGGCGTAACCTCGCAGACATTTCTAACACACCGGTACGAACCATCTTGGCACAAACAAAAAGACTGCCTCAAATCTATGGTACGAGCAATGTAGCACTAGCGAGTCAGCTAGGGGATTTTGAGAATCAAATGATTGCGTGA
- a CDS encoding DUF3611 family protein — protein MSNDLNSYLPAPTKQRFAATFHVVRPISFWVQLALGAVSGLALALAIFSRNSTVQTTTNSVMGFGVFLGIIGILVLCFRVYWVNRYRRLDKLLQSPNRELHPRKEDVIQALQIGLIVSLIGLLLAFLASEVTVIAVLSKSLALPQGVAVYRPENVIRSLDLFVVLANVNLIGAHLVGGATSLGLLNWLDQ, from the coding sequence ATGTCAAATGACTTAAATTCCTACTTACCTGCACCGACTAAACAACGATTTGCAGCTACTTTTCATGTAGTAAGACCGATTAGCTTCTGGGTACAGTTAGCACTAGGCGCTGTTTCTGGCTTGGCTTTGGCGTTGGCTATATTTAGCCGTAATTCCACTGTCCAAACAACGACGAATTCGGTTATGGGATTTGGCGTTTTTTTAGGTATTATTGGAATTTTAGTGCTGTGTTTCAGGGTCTATTGGGTCAACCGCTACAGGCGTTTAGACAAACTTTTACAGTCTCCTAACCGTGAATTACATCCAAGGAAAGAGGACGTAATTCAAGCATTACAAATTGGATTAATCGTCAGTTTGATAGGGCTATTGTTAGCTTTTTTAGCATCTGAAGTGACCGTTATTGCTGTACTATCAAAATCTCTAGCTCTGCCTCAAGGAGTGGCAGTCTATAGGCCTGAAAATGTCATTCGTTCCCTAGATCTTTTTGTAGTTTTGGCAAACGTCAATTTGATTGGCGCTCACCTTGTAGGAGGCGCTACTTCACTTGGGCTGCTTAACTGGTTAGATCAATAG
- a CDS encoding cupin domain-containing protein has protein sequence MKLTSLNDLALEPVSHNPEIKKKVMLRFGDLPHLTNFSQSRFAPGQTAPAHVHQDMCEVFFVESGSGVIHVDGKEYPLIPGNCVAVEPGEFHEVVNNGSTELVLTYFGLRVEK, from the coding sequence ATGAAACTCACTTCCCTAAATGACTTGGCTCTTGAGCCAGTTTCTCATAACCCTGAAATTAAGAAAAAGGTGATGCTGCGCTTTGGCGATTTGCCTCACCTGACTAACTTTTCTCAGTCACGTTTTGCCCCTGGACAAACAGCACCAGCCCACGTTCATCAAGATATGTGCGAAGTTTTCTTTGTTGAATCTGGTTCTGGTGTCATTCACGTTGATGGTAAAGAGTATCCCTTGATACCAGGGAACTGTGTAGCGGTTGAACCAGGAGAGTTTCATGAAGTTGTTAATAACGGTTCAACTGAGTTGGTTCTGACTTATTTTGGATTACGAGTCGAAAAATAA
- a CDS encoding pentapeptide repeat-containing protein, producing the protein MDINQLLSGYAAGERDFNGANLHQANLSDADLSGANLGGADLSGANLTQVNLSGCDLSRANLTDADLSRANLTGANLSEINLIGADLINVNLEKTNLSRADLRSANLVRANLVAANLSEADLSGADLSGANLRQANLIGSNLNEAELGGADFTGATITENEVSEAVHTGSSHKWVTWAGGC; encoded by the coding sequence ATGGACATTAACCAACTCCTGAGTGGATATGCAGCAGGAGAACGGGATTTTAATGGAGCTAATTTACATCAAGCTAACCTGAGTGATGCTGACTTGAGTGGTGCAAATTTAGGTGGAGCAGATTTAAGTGGAGCTAACCTCACTCAGGTAAATTTGAGTGGATGCGATTTAAGCCGTGCAAACCTGACAGATGCAGATTTAAGTCGCGCAAACCTCACGGGTGCTAACTTGAGTGAGATAAACTTGATCGGTGCAGACCTAATTAATGTCAATCTGGAGAAAACAAACCTGAGTCGTGCAGATTTGCGGAGTGCAAATTTAGTTCGGGCAAACCTAGTTGCGGCAAACCTCTCTGAAGCAGACCTCAGTGGAGCAGATTTAAGTGGAGCCAATCTTCGTCAGGCAAATTTGATTGGTAGCAACTTGAATGAAGCAGAACTTGGAGGCGCTGATTTCACAGGAGCAACCATAACTGAAAACGAAGTGAGTGAGGCGGTACATACAGGCTCATCCCATAAATGGGTAACTTGGGCTGGTGGTTGCTAA